The nucleotide sequence TTGACAATTAATGAAGCCAGGTTACAGTTACCCGATCAACAATCTCTTCCAGCTTTATTATTTTCTGGTAGCTTTAACTATGATCTGACCAGCAACACCGAAGGGGAGCGTATAGAGAAATTAAATCAAGGCATTGATGAATGGGAAGCCAATTTGGAAGCTTTTCGAGAAATCGTCAATGAAAGATTTTTAGGACAACAAGGAAGCTTATTCCCCAATCAGTTCATCCCTACCATTGTTCAGTAAAAGTTAACAGTTATTTAATTTTCAGTGACAGAACGATTATCAATTTGCGCTCGTTGTAAACGTCCTGAAAAATCGACATAGACTGTTTTCCATTCAGAAAAAACATCTAACGCGGTAGTTCCGGCTTCTCTATGTCCATTACCACTTTGTTTAACCCCACCAAAAGCAAGATGTACTTCTGCACCAATGGTGGGGCCATTAATGTATGTAATACCGGCTTCAAGGTCTTGCATGGCTTGAAAAGCGCGGTTAATATCTTGGGTATAAATCGAAGAAGATAAGCCGTAGGGAGTATCATTGAGGACTGAAATGGCTTCTTCAAAGGAACTCACCTCAATTAAGCCCACCACAGGCCCAAAAATTTCCTCTTGCGCCACCCGCATTTGAGGCGTGACGTGATCTAAAATTGTCGGTTCAAAGAAAAACCCCGATTTTAAGGCAGAATCTTTAGGGATATCGCCGCCGAGTAAAATTTTAGCGCCTTCTTCCCGAGCCAGATCAATATATTTTTTCACCTTTTCCCGTTGAGTTGAACTAATGAGAGGCCCGACATCGGTTTTTGGATCAATTCCTGGGCCTAAACGGAGTTGAGCCGTTTTCTCGAGTAACTTTTCGGTAAATTCCTTTTTGATATCCCGATGTAAAATCAAGCGGCTAGTGGCCGTACATCGTTGTCCTGTAGTGCCAAAAGCTCCCCATAATGCGCCTTCTAAAGCTAATTCTAAATCGGCATCTTCCATCACAATTTGAGCATTTTTTCCCCCTAATTCCAAACAGACACGCTTATGGATACGTCCGCAAATTTCCCCCACTTGAGAACCAATAACAGAAGAACCTGTAAAAGAAACTAAATCGATTCCTGGATGTTCGACTAAATCTTGTCCGATTTCTGGCCCTACGCCATGAACTAAATTAACGACTCCTGGCGGAAAGCCGGCTTGCTGGAAAACTTCGACTAATAGGGTGGCACAAGCCGGGGTATCTTTAGCCGGTTTAAGAATAATAGTATTGCCACAGACTAAGGCCGGTAGAGACTTCCAACAGGGGATAGCCACCGGAAAATTCCAAGGGGTAATTAAAGCACAGACACCCACCGGCATCCGCAGCGTCATAGCAAACTTATTGCTGAGTTCTGATGGAGTGGTTTGTCCAAATAAACGCCTTCCTTCCCCAGCATAGTAAAAAGCGCAGTCTATCCCCTCTTGAACATCCCCCCGAGCTTCAGCGATGGTTTTTCCCATTTCCCGAGTCATCACGGTAGCGAGTTCTTCTTTTCTCTTGGTTAAAATTTGAGCGACTCGTTGAAGATATTCCGCTCTTTGGGGTGCAGGGATTTTTCGCCAACTCAAGTAAGCTTTGCGTGCGGCTTCTACTGCGGCATTAACATCGGCCGAAGTGGATAAAGGGAAAGTCGCTACTACCTCGCTAGAATTGGCAGGGTTGCGGCTTTGTGAAGTTTCGCGCACTTTCGCGGGTACCCATTGACCGTTGATATAATTAAAACAAGTTAAAGGAGGCATAGCTGTAAATAGTTAATACTGAACATTTAACAGTTATTAAGTTATCAGTTTATATTTAGTTTATTGTGTATTTCGTTGCATTTTAGCCTTTTAATTTTAAATTAAAAATTGTTTTAGGGTTTTTCGGTTGCCGGCTATCTAGAACATCGCGCAATTTTGCCACAGCTACTTGACATGACCTGAGAGCCTAGCCGCTAGTGCAGTGGATAGTTTTCCCCAGACCTACCACTTAAGAGCGAGTCAAGAAATCCCTCTAATGATATAGAATATACGATTAAACTTAGTCTCAAGTTGTCTCTTGAGTCTTTAAATGCGATTTCTTAACAAGCTGAGTATTCAATCCAAACTATTACTCATGCTACTGCTAATCAGCATCGCCTTAATTTTCATTACAGGCTACATGGATTACAGTAGTGGCAAAACGGCATTTACCAAAACCATCTTTAACCAACTCGTTATCCTACGAAGCGTCAGAGCCAAAGAAATTGAATCCTACTTTCAATTTAGCAAAAATCAGATTCTCACCGTCAGCGAATCCCCATCAGCCATTGAAGCAATGAAAACCTTCAAGGCAGCCTACCAAAAATTAGAAACTCAAACCTTAAACCCCAACCAGCAACAACAGTTAGAGAAATACTACCAAAATGTTTTTATTCCCGAACTCGGGCACAATGTAGTAGATGGAACACCCATTGCAGAAACCTACTTACCTCAAACGAGTGTCGCCCAATATCTCCAATACCACTACCTAGCGAAAAATCGCTCTAAACAGAGACAAAATGATTTAGAAAATCCTGGAGATGGCAGCGAATATAGTAAAGTTCATCAAAAATACCACCCTTTATTTAGAAATTTACAAAAAAGATTTAAATATAACGATATTTATTTAATCGACGTTGATAGCGGCAACATTGTCTACTCCGCAGAAAAACAAGTAGACTTTGCAACTAATATAGGGTTAGGTCCTTACGAAAATACCAACCTAGCCAAAGCCATCTTATCGATTGAAAAATCGAGAGACCACAGTTTAATCATCATCAAAGACTTTGAACCCTACCGTCCCTCCTATAATAAACCCTCGGCTTTTATCGCCACCACAATTTTTGATGGGACAGAATTTATCGGTGCTTTGGTGTTTCAACTCCCCATCGAGAAAATCAATGGAATTATGACCTCATCTGGACAGTGGGAACAAACCGGACTCGGCCAAACCGGCGAAACCTATTTAGTCGGTCCAGATAACTTGTTACGTTCCCTTCCCCGCCAGTTTGTCGAAAATCCCAACCAATATTACCAAGCTCTCGAAAAAAACGGTCTTGATAATAACACCATTGAACGGATACGCCGCTTAAACACACCCATTTTAGTTCAAAAGATAGAATCGAGCGCTTTAGAACAGGCCATCACCGGTAAGAAAGGAACAGCCATCTATCAAGACTACCGAGGCATTCCCGTACTAGCCGCCTATCAACCCATTCAGGTAGGAGATTTTAACTGGGGATTAATTGCCCAAATGAGTGCGGATGAAGCCTTTGCTCCCATTAATGAGTTTACCCGTCAATTATTAGTGACTTCTGCTATTCTCGTAGTCTTTTTCACGCCGCTTTCTAACTGGTTGGCGCGGCTGTTTGTGCGTCCCATTAAGCAGCTTAGGGCAGGAGCTTGTCGCATCGGATCAGGAGAAACCGATGTTAAGCTAAACATTCAATCAAAAGATGAATTTGGCGAATTAGCAGTAGCTTTTAATTATATGAGCGAGAACTTACATCAAAGAGAGCTACTGATTCAGCAAATGAAGCAAGAAAACGAAAACCTCTTGCTCAATATTTTGCCAGACCTGATCGCCAAACGCTATAAAAAAGGAGAACAAGCGATTGCCGATACTTTTCCCAATGTTACTGTTTTATATGCAGAAATAGAGGGTTTTAATGAACTATCTGCTGAATTGCCCCCTGAACAAACTATTAGGTTACTCAATGAAATTGTCAGTGCTTTTGATGAAGCGGCAGAAGCTTATGGCGTTGAGAAAATGAGAACCATCGGCAATTTATACGTGGCGGTTTGTGGGTTGTCAGTTGCTCGCGTCGATCATGTTAAAAGGACGGTAGATTTTGCCTTAGACTTACTCAAATTAATCACCCGTTTTAATCAGCAACAGGGAACAAAATTGAGTTTAGATATTGGTATTCATTGCGGTCCGGTAGTGGGGGGAATTGTAGGAAAAACTCGATTTATTTACGCCTTAACCGGAGAAACCATGAGAATTGCCTACGCGATTCATTCCTCACCTCGGCAAAATGTCATTCAAGTGACCCACAAGGTTTATGAGAGTGTAAAAGATCTTTACCCATTTGAACAGATTGGAGAAGTAGAAATTCCTAAAGCCGGAGTCATCCCAATTTGGTCGATGAAAATAGGGGGAATTAAATCATCGATTAATGTTAACTCTTCTTTAAACGGAGCAAGCGTCGGCATAATTGATTAAACCCCCTTTTTCATTTCCCTATTCCCAACTGTCAATTAATTTTCTATGACCGACTTTATCATCAAGCAAAATTGGTTTGTATGGACATGGGTATTAATTTTAGGGTTTCCTATGCTAATGCTGTTGCTTAATGAATTCGTAGTACAGCTAGAAAGGCAACAAAAACCCCTCGTCACGCCTGTCCGTATCCTGCGAAATTTGGTAGTGCCAACCCTGGCTATTTTTTTGCTTTTGGTTAAGGTCTTACAGCTTGCTGAAGAGGCTATATTAGTTCGCTTAATCGAGACTGTTCTTTGGATTTTTATTATTTATGCGGTACTCACTTTAATTAATATCTTACTGTTTGAGCAAGCCAGGCCGGAAAGCTGGCAATCTCAAGTCCCCAAATTATTTCTTGATCTCAGTCGATTTTTCTTGATCTTGGTAGGAACAGCGCTAGTGTTATCAAGTGTCTGGAAAACAGATTTAGGGGCTTTATTGACCGCCTTGGGCGTGGGATCATTGGTGATTGGTTTAGCCTTGCAAGACAGCTTAGGCAATATTTTTTCGGGAATTGCTTTGCTTTTTGAGCGCCCCATCAGAAGCGGCGACTGGGTAGAGATTGGGGATAAAGTGGGCAAAGTGATAGAAGTTACTTGGCGCTCAGTACATTTGCAAACTTGGAACCGAGATCTGCTGGTTATCCCCAATTCCGAACTCGCTAAGAGTAATTTTAGAAACCTCAGTCGACCAACGGGTCTTCATGTGGAAACTTTTGAGGTAGGCTTTTCTTATGATGACCCTCCCAATCGAGTTAAACAAATTCTTAAAACTACGGCACGGGAAACTCAAGGGGTATTAAGTGATCCAGAACCTTTTGTCCAAACCACAGGCTATAAAGACTTCTATATCAATTATAAAGTTGGTCTATTTATTGATGACTACGGACAATCTCGTAAAATTTTAGATGAGTTTATCACCCGTATTTGGTATGCGGCTAAACGTCATCATCTGACGATTCCCTACCCAATTCAAAACCAATATGAATATCAAGGTGTTGCACCTATCCCAGAAGATCGAGTTCTTCGAATCACAGAAATTTTACGCTCTATTCCGAGTTTAAGTATGATCGATCCCCTGCTTCTGGATCAGTTAAATGACAACATCACCACTCAAAAATATGGTAAAGGAGAAATTGTCATTGCTCAGGAGCAGCGTTTGCTAGGACTGTATATTATTCTCCAGGGTCGTGTACAGTTATGGGTCCGTGATCGTACCGGTAACACACAGCCGGTTTTAGAACTATCTGAGGGCGATTTTTTTGGGGTACAAGCATCCTTGTTATCTGATCATCAAAGCGATGTTTCTGTGGAGGCCCTTGAGGACCTAGAAGTTCTCATTTTGGATACAGAAACTCTACAATTGCTCTTATTGCGATCCCCTCGCTTTGCGCTTGAATTGGGCGAGTTGATGGAATCACGCCGCAAGTTGGTGCAAGCGGCTAAAAGTAGCCTTTTTCAGTGACATCCTCCCACGCACTCCGTAAACTCCCTGCGGGGCTTCCCTAACTCACGATAGGGCATTCCTGGTTATTCCCTTACGGGGTTTCGCCACTTATCTAAAACTCGTTGGTACAAGCGATGATGACATCTCCCACCGTTGGTTTCCCGACAGAACGACTCGCTCAGGCGTTTTCGTTTTCCAGAGTCCCTGGATACTTGAGGCAGTGCGGTCTTGACGGTTACCGTCGAGAGTAACTGCCGTGTCGATTTATTCGATTTTTGTCGTATTTCCCAAGCTCTGGAGGTTCCGCCTAATGACTACCTTTCACTCTCATCTTGGATGGGTACATCCCAAATTTGGCTCAATTCAGGTTCTTACCTTGCGGCCAATTTTAGTATATAGGTACTTGGCTACGCTGTCAACCACTGACTCGCTTTCATGAGGACGCGCATCTGCGGTCGCACGGCAGATGATCTGCTCACGTAGTGGCGCGGAGCGCATCGTCCGTCCCTCGAACTCCACTACGTTTCGTTCGGGGATTTCCCACTCGGAACTGTTAAAAAACCCTGCATCCTAGCAGGGCTTTAATTTTAAGCAAGAGGAGACTCAATCCGTTCACTCAGAGGTCAACAAGAGAAACTTTGTGAGTCAGTCAGCTAAATTAGTATACGTTGTCGCCACCTTGATGACTTCATCCATCCGGGTGAGAGAGTTTTAGCAAGTCGGGAACTTATTGCGGTTACTCTCAATCGGTTTATGGAGGATTTATCTGTATTGTTAAGGAGCTAGTCGTTACTGATGTAGCTTCTTATCTCTGTTTCTATTGTTAGAATATTAAATCTGACGGGGGATGTCAGTCCCATAATTAAGGGAATTTTTGGCCAAGGAAAGGCTAAAATTTGCTGTTTAAGTAGAAAAATGTAGAATATTACTTTGAACAACTCAAACTCATTGCTATCGAAATACATCTCTACACATAAAGTTACTGACAAGTATTTCATCTGCGTTCATCTGCGTTTATCTGCGGACAATTATGCAAGAGGTCTATTTTATTAACCTTTTCAACGGGAACAAAATCATATTCGCCGCTAGAACAGGGATTAGAAATCAGAGTCACTAATTGGACTGTATTCTCTTGGCGATCACCTTTAATAAAGCTAATTTCTGGGGCGGTCACTCCCTTAGCTTTAAAATTAGGATCAATTAAAGTTTGTTGTAATTGAAGCCGCTTTTGTTTAGGGTTAAATATCATCATTAAAGATTCCATCCAATTAGGAGAAGGTATTTTATTTAAAGCTTGAGCTAGAGTTATAGTGGCATCATAGGCCATTGCTGTTCGCCAACTGACTGTTCCTTTCCATTCTTTTTCGGCTTCTTTAGTAAAATCTGGATCGCTACTGGTTAAAGGATGCCAAGGAATAGCAATCACTATCCCTTGGGCAAATTTTCGTTGATTTCTAGTAGCCGGGTTAAACAAAGTATCAGACCCAATGATGGGCAGTTTATTATCATTAGCTCTCATTAAGTCTAAAGCATTGTTAAACGAAAAATCATTAACTCGTCCATCAGGAATTAAAAATAAAGCTTGACTTCCTTGTGTACGCACTTCCTTTATAGCTTGATAAGCATCAAAATTTTCATTTTTTAAATTATCAAAAACTTGAATACTTCTGCCGGCAAAACTCTTCTCAAAATTATTTTTATAAGACCGACTAAAACTACTATCTGGATTATAAAAAACAGCAATTTTTTGAATGTCTTTTTGAATTAAAAATTTAGCAACTTTCTCAGCTTTATTTTGATCGGGTGATACGGTACGGAAAAAGAAGCGGCTACTATCGGTTAAATCTTCTGATGTGCTAGTGGGGGAAATTAACACTAATTGATGCTGGTCATAAACTGAAACCGATGCTTTAGTTACGTCGCTGGCGTAGCTTCCTATAACTCCTAAAATATTAGGTACTTTACCTAAAGTATTGGCAATAGTAATAGCTCTTGCGGGTTTATTATCATCATCAGTAATTACCACCTGTAACCCATAACCTTTAATAATATTATTCTCATTAATATATTTTTGGGCTTGGGCTACCCCTCTAAGAATTTCTAGTCCGGCATCTGAGCCATTATTTCTATCTTTTAAAGGTAAAGAAACAGCAATGCTATAAACCGGAGTTTTATTGAGAATTAATTGGACATTATTTAAATAAATAAGCGTTTCTGGGTCTCGGGGCTGTTCTTTTCTAGCGTTTTCAAAAAAATCTAATGCCTGTATATAGTTTCCTTTTTCGTAAGCTTCAACGCCGTTTTCCTTAGCGGAAGAGGGACTATCATCATTAATGATAACTCCAGCGCAACTGATAAAATCGGATTCTTGAACCGGACAAAAACTTGATTTCTGAGTTGACCATACCAGCCAACCCCCTAACACTATAACTCCTAACCCTACACTTAAGGCGACTTTGAGTTTCCAATAGTTAGGAGGATCTGGAGGTAAAGGGGGAGGAGGAGGAATTACAACAGGCTTATCCTGTCTAGATAATACACGTAAAGCCTCTAAAACGTCTTGAACTGAACGGTAGCGCTCTTGACAATGATAAGCGGTCATTTTATCGATAATATCTGCTAAATCTTCCCTTACTTGAGCCTTATTGCGCCAAATAAAATGACGATGAGCCGCATCTAGCTCCCATTGCTCCTGAGTGGGGTTGCTTTTAATCAAAACTTGTATGGCGATAACTCCCACTGCATAAATATCACTACATAATTGAGGATATCCCATAAACTGCTCTGCTGGTGCATAGCCGGGAGTTCCTAGTGCTAGAGTTCGAGTGATTTGATTGCTGTTTCTTCTAACTGTAGCCGCGCCAAAATCAATTAAAACAATTTTATTATCACTACTGCGTCGGATTAAATTGGAGGGTTTAATATCCCGATGAATCACTCCCTGTTGATGAATATATTGAAGAATGGAGAGGAGATCTTCTAGAAAATTAATAACCGTTTGCTCATAGCAAGGATTGGTTAATTCTTCGTTAAGACAATGACCTTGAATATATTCTTGAACCAGATAATATATTCCGTTTTCTTCAAAGTAAGCAAAGATTTGGGGAATTTGGCTGTGTTCAGTTCCCAGTTGTTCAAGAAGTTTGGCTTCTCGCTGAAACAGTTCTCTAGCTTCTAGGGTAGCATCTGGATCTGTGAGTTGCTTAAGGACTCTTTCTTGATTAAGACAATCTAAATCTTCTACTAAATAAGTTATGCCAAATCCCCCTTTTCCCAAAAAGCGAAGGACTTGGTAACGATTGCGGATAATGTCTCCTGGATTTAAAGGCATTTTCGTCGGTAACTGAACCATATTACGTCACAACAAGGGACTCACTGAAATATATGAGCTTTATTTTGGCACAAAATTCCGGTCTGATCCGTAATTTTACTAATTATTAGCAAATTTCCTGGGCTGTATCAAGTTTATGAAGTTTATGAAGTTTATGAAGTTTATGAACTTTATGAACTTTATGACTTTTCTTTATCAATATATTAATGAAAAATAATAATTTTTTTTTGAATTTATGAATTGAATTTATTTTATTAATAGCTTACCCTAAAAAAAAAAGGGGGTAAAATGAAAAGTAACACAATCAATCGGAAAAAATTATTGGCAATTATTAACTTCAATAGTCTCAAGACTATCTTTTTATCAATTTTAACTTTTTTACTAATTTTAACTTCTAATTGGATGGCAAGCTTTGCTTATTCATCTCCTGTAGTTCAGGGAAAAGAACCGATAGAAGTAGCACAGGCTGAAAATCAATATCCTTTTTATTGGGAATTCATTAATGTAGATATTGATCTACAAGAAAATGGGGATATGCTTATCAGTGAAACTCAAAATTATGTTTTTACTCAAGCCTACAACAATCAGAGATATCGATATATTCCTCTAGATAAAGTGGATCAGATAACTGATGTCTCAGTTTCTGAAAATGGAAAGCTTTTACCTATAACCACAGGAATTGAAAATAATCAATTTTGGATTCGATGGGAACATTCCCTTAATCCTCCTGAAGCCCATACATTTGTTTTAAATTATCGAGTGATTGGTGGCTTACACATTCATGATAGTGGGGATCAAGTTTACTGGAAGGCTATCTTTGCTGACCGAAAATCTCCCATTGAAAAAGCAAAAATAACTGTTAGATTACCTAACATTTTATCAGGAAATATTCAAGATTTTAAAAGTTTTGGTGTTCCTTCTAGTTCGGTTAAAGTAAACTCTCAAACCATTCAATTTATTGCTCAACAAAGTATACAACCTGGAGAAGAATTAGAAGTTCAAATTACTTTCCCTCATAATCTTCTCAAGGTTTCTGTTCCTAATTGGCAAAATTTTTCTTGGGGTTCATTTATTAACGCTATTTTTGGCTGGATTTTCTTTATTTTTATTATTTTGAGTTTCATAACTGGTGGTAGTAGTGGCTACGGCGGTGACGGTGGTGGCTACGGCGGTGACGGTGGTGGCGGTGGTGGCGGCGGTGGTGGCGGTGGTGGCGGCGGTGGTGGCGGTGGTGGCGGTGGTTAGTCGAGTTTGAGTGGGCATCTTGCCCATCCTACAATTATATTTAATCGAGTGGGGAATCAGACAAATTTAATGACTCTAAAGCCAGCATTGCATCCACTGCTGAAGCATAACGTTGCCGAAAATCATAACAGACCATTTTGTCTAAAATATCCCCTAACTGGGGATTAACTTGTGTTTGTTCGCGCCAGACAATATTTAAGGTATCAGAATCAACTTTAAATTTAGTTGGTTCAATGCCGGTTAACGCTTGAATGCCAAGCTTACCAACAGCATAAACATCACTTCTAGGTTGAGGACAACCAACAGCTTGTTCAGGAGCAATATATCCCCGATTACTATTTTGAATGGTAATGGTTTGTCCTGTGGCAACTTGTTTAACCGAACCAAAACCCAAGAGAACTATTTTACCGTCAGAATTGCGTTCAATTAAGTTATCCGGGTTAATTTCTCGGTGAATAACTTTTTTGTCATGCACAAAAGCCAGGATCGATAAAATGCTTTTTAGAAGATCAACAACCTTAGATTCTGGCCAAGGAGGAGGATTTAACATTAGTTTTTGGCTTAAATATTGACCTTCAATAAATTGATGCACTATATAATAATAACCGTCTTCTTCAAAGTCAGCTAAAAGTTGGGGAATTTGATCATGTTGCCCTAGTTCTCTTAAAGCCCACGCTTCCCTCTGAAAACGTTGCGTCATCGCTTCAGATTGAGTTGTCCATTGTTTAACAATACAAGGAACCGCCTGAGAAAAGCCAATATCTTCAGCGATATAAGTTGTCGCAAATTCGTTACTAACTAAGTCCTCAATAATTCGATAGCGCCGCAATAGAACTTTATCTAGTAATCGATTGATCACAGGAATGGGTGCTAGGATTTGCTCACGGGTTTGACTGGCTTTGGCTAAATATTCCCACAGATTAGCCTTACGAACCCTTTCCTCATTTTGAATTATGAGTTGTTGTTGAAAAACTTTGGTTAATTTTGACCATAAATTATGAGCAACGTATCGAGCAATATAACTGACATTCAATCCCCGTAACGCGGGTTCCCCGCTTTTCATTTCTTCATAACTTAATCCTTGTAATGTTCCTTTTATTATTGCTTCTTCTCGGCTGTCTAATGGCTTTAACTCTGCGCTCAACATCCAATTATTGATCAGGGTGATTATTTCTTCTGGATTCATAGTTGTGTTTTAATAGGGAACAGGGAACAGGGAACAGGGAACAGGGAACAGGGAACAGGGAACAGGGAACAGGGAATAGGGAACAGGGAACAGGGAACAGGGAACAGGCCATAGGCCATAGCCCTAATAAATTTCCTATATTTTTTAAAACCTTTATATTTGGACAATATGAGTTTAAATTAAATTTTAACATATAAATTTATTATTTTTATCAATATGATTTTTATGAAGAAAATTCTGAAAAATATGAACTTATTTTAGGACTCAACACTCAAGAATTTATTTAACATATAAGTAAGGTATTTAATAACCGTAAAATCTCTAGGCCAAATTTACTTACATCAATTTGTTATGTTCTTAAAAAAAGTTTTAATGGGATAAATCTTAAAAAATTCTGCAAATTCATGAGCATCTCAAAAATTTAACGTAGAATGCGAGTTAACTTATAACCAAAATTTATAGACTTTACCCGAGCTAAGTTAAAGGGGTAAAAATGGATAAAGATCAGTTGGTAATGATAGCTATTACAGTCATAGCTATTGGGGTTATATTAGGAGCTTTATTTGTCCTATTAGTTAAATGGAAGCGAGGCAATAGGGTTATTAACAGCTTAGTCAGTGTGAATCAAATTGTCGGCTCAATTGGCAGAGTAGAAATACCTTTTGATCAAAATAGTAAAGGAAAAGTAAGAGTAGGCATTAAGGGATCTTTAATCGATTTTGTGGCTGTTACCAGTTTACCTTATGAATTTCAGTTAGGTGAGTCGGTTTTAATTATAGAAATTAAAGAAAACAGAGTTTCGGTAGTTCCCGAAAATTATTTAAGGAAAATACAGGATCAGGAGTAAAATAATGAACCAACAATCTTTACAAACTTCTCAAACAATTATTGCTCAAAGTTTACCCAATGATTACTCGTCACCCGCTTCTCAAAATAATGGGCAGGGTTCAGGGGCAATATTGACGGCTTTCCCCATCGCTTTATTAATATTTGGGGGAATTTTATCAGTTTGGTTTATGAAATCATTTTTGTGTATTTGTAAACCGAATGAAGTAGTGATTTTATGTGGAAGAAAACGAAAAACCAAAGATAATCAAGAAGTGGGCTATCGGGTAATAACCGGCGGCAGGGCATTGAGAATTCCCATTGTAGAAACGGTAAAACGAATGGATGTCACCACAACTCCAATTAGAGTAGAAGTGAAAAATGCCTATTCTAAAGGGGGAATACCTTTAAATATTCATGCCATCGCCAATGTTAAAATTTCTAGTAATCCCGATGTAGTGGGCAACGCAATTGAACGATTTTTAGACCATGATCGCTCGGAAATTATTCGGGTAGCCAAAGAAACCTTAGAGGGGAATTTACGAGGAGTAGTGGCGACTTTAACGCCCGAACAAGTGAACGAAGATCGACTAAGATTTGCCGAAAAAATCACCTCAGATGTGACCCGAGACCTAATGAAATTGGGGTTGGAAATTGATGTTTTAAAAATTCAAAACGTCGCCGATGATGTGGACTATCTGAACTCTTTAAGCCGCGAAAGAATTGCTCTCATTATCCGAGATGCCGAAATTGGTGAATCGGATGCCCTTAGTGAAGCCGAACAAATAGAAGCCGAATGTGAAGAACAAGCAGAAGTGGCAAAAACTCAGGATCAAATAATCATTTTAGAAAAAGAAAATGAATTGAGAAAAATTAAAGCAAAATTAGA is from Gloeothece verrucosa PCC 7822 and encodes:
- a CDS encoding aldehyde dehydrogenase family protein, with product MPPLTCFNYINGQWVPAKVRETSQSRNPANSSEVVATFPLSTSADVNAAVEAARKAYLSWRKIPAPQRAEYLQRVAQILTKRKEELATVMTREMGKTIAEARGDVQEGIDCAFYYAGEGRRLFGQTTPSELSNKFAMTLRMPVGVCALITPWNFPVAIPCWKSLPALVCGNTIILKPAKDTPACATLLVEVFQQAGFPPGVVNLVHGVGPEIGQDLVEHPGIDLVSFTGSSVIGSQVGEICGRIHKRVCLELGGKNAQIVMEDADLELALEGALWGAFGTTGQRCTATSRLILHRDIKKEFTEKLLEKTAQLRLGPGIDPKTDVGPLISSTQREKVKKYIDLAREEGAKILLGGDIPKDSALKSGFFFEPTILDHVTPQMRVAQEEIFGPVVGLIEVSSFEEAISVLNDTPYGLSSSIYTQDINRAFQAMQDLEAGITYINGPTIGAEVHLAFGGVKQSGNGHREAGTTALDVFSEWKTVYVDFSGRLQRAQIDNRSVTEN
- a CDS encoding adenylate/guanylate cyclase domain-containing protein encodes the protein MLLLISIALIFITGYMDYSSGKTAFTKTIFNQLVILRSVRAKEIESYFQFSKNQILTVSESPSAIEAMKTFKAAYQKLETQTLNPNQQQQLEKYYQNVFIPELGHNVVDGTPIAETYLPQTSVAQYLQYHYLAKNRSKQRQNDLENPGDGSEYSKVHQKYHPLFRNLQKRFKYNDIYLIDVDSGNIVYSAEKQVDFATNIGLGPYENTNLAKAILSIEKSRDHSLIIIKDFEPYRPSYNKPSAFIATTIFDGTEFIGALVFQLPIEKINGIMTSSGQWEQTGLGQTGETYLVGPDNLLRSLPRQFVENPNQYYQALEKNGLDNNTIERIRRLNTPILVQKIESSALEQAITGKKGTAIYQDYRGIPVLAAYQPIQVGDFNWGLIAQMSADEAFAPINEFTRQLLVTSAILVVFFTPLSNWLARLFVRPIKQLRAGACRIGSGETDVKLNIQSKDEFGELAVAFNYMSENLHQRELLIQQMKQENENLLLNILPDLIAKRYKKGEQAIADTFPNVTVLYAEIEGFNELSAELPPEQTIRLLNEIVSAFDEAAEAYGVEKMRTIGNLYVAVCGLSVARVDHVKRTVDFALDLLKLITRFNQQQGTKLSLDIGIHCGPVVGGIVGKTRFIYALTGETMRIAYAIHSSPRQNVIQVTHKVYESVKDLYPFEQIGEVEIPKAGVIPIWSMKIGGIKSSINVNSSLNGASVGIID
- a CDS encoding mechanosensitive ion channel family protein; this encodes MTDFIIKQNWFVWTWVLILGFPMLMLLLNEFVVQLERQQKPLVTPVRILRNLVVPTLAIFLLLVKVLQLAEEAILVRLIETVLWIFIIYAVLTLINILLFEQARPESWQSQVPKLFLDLSRFFLILVGTALVLSSVWKTDLGALLTALGVGSLVIGLALQDSLGNIFSGIALLFERPIRSGDWVEIGDKVGKVIEVTWRSVHLQTWNRDLLVIPNSELAKSNFRNLSRPTGLHVETFEVGFSYDDPPNRVKQILKTTARETQGVLSDPEPFVQTTGYKDFYINYKVGLFIDDYGQSRKILDEFITRIWYAAKRHHLTIPYPIQNQYEYQGVAPIPEDRVLRITEILRSIPSLSMIDPLLLDQLNDNITTQKYGKGEIVIAQEQRLLGLYIILQGRVQLWVRDRTGNTQPVLELSEGDFFGVQASLLSDHQSDVSVEALEDLEVLILDTETLQLLLLRSPRFALELGELMESRRKLVQAAKSSLFQ
- a CDS encoding bifunctional serine/threonine-protein kinase/ABC transporter substrate-binding protein, with the translated sequence MVQLPTKMPLNPGDIIRNRYQVLRFLGKGGFGITYLVEDLDCLNQERVLKQLTDPDATLEARELFQREAKLLEQLGTEHSQIPQIFAYFEENGIYYLVQEYIQGHCLNEELTNPCYEQTVINFLEDLLSILQYIHQQGVIHRDIKPSNLIRRSSDNKIVLIDFGAATVRRNSNQITRTLALGTPGYAPAEQFMGYPQLCSDIYAVGVIAIQVLIKSNPTQEQWELDAAHRHFIWRNKAQVREDLADIIDKMTAYHCQERYRSVQDVLEALRVLSRQDKPVVIPPPPPLPPDPPNYWKLKVALSVGLGVIVLGGWLVWSTQKSSFCPVQESDFISCAGVIINDDSPSSAKENGVEAYEKGNYIQALDFFENARKEQPRDPETLIYLNNVQLILNKTPVYSIAVSLPLKDRNNGSDAGLEILRGVAQAQKYINENNIIKGYGLQVVITDDDNKPARAITIANTLGKVPNILGVIGSYASDVTKASVSVYDQHQLVLISPTSTSEDLTDSSRFFFRTVSPDQNKAEKVAKFLIQKDIQKIAVFYNPDSSFSRSYKNNFEKSFAGRSIQVFDNLKNENFDAYQAIKEVRTQGSQALFLIPDGRVNDFSFNNALDLMRANDNKLPIIGSDTLFNPATRNQRKFAQGIVIAIPWHPLTSSDPDFTKEAEKEWKGTVSWRTAMAYDATITLAQALNKIPSPNWMESLMMIFNPKQKRLQLQQTLIDPNFKAKGVTAPEISFIKGDRQENTVQLVTLISNPCSSGEYDFVPVEKVNKIDLLHNCPQINADERR